The proteins below are encoded in one region of Manis pentadactyla isolate mManPen7 chromosome 2, mManPen7.hap1, whole genome shotgun sequence:
- the HRH2 gene encoding histamine H2 receptor, which produces MAPNGTTSSCCLESTPVRITVSVILTVLILITVAGNVVVCLAVGLNRRLRNLTNCFIVSLAVTDLLLGLLVLPFSAFYQLSCKWDFGKVFCNIYTSLDVMLCTASILNLFMISLDRYCAVTDPLRYPVLVTPVRVAISLVLIWVISITLSFLSIHLGWNSRNETSGVSQTIPKCKVQVNLVYGLVDGLVTFYLPLLVMCITYYRIFKIARDQAKRINHVVSWRTATIREHKATVTLAAVMGAFIICWLPYFTVFVYRGLKGDDGINETLEAVVLWLGYANSALNPILYAALNRDFRTAYQQLFHCRPTHCKAHGTFLRTNSSQLSRDQSQDPEQQEEKPLKLQVWSGTEIMDPRGATDRKPALSGALCPGNLLSCCKSLWGLGFLQRPVGGPSEEQPGEPQSEEPLRTPPTKR; this is translated from the exons ATGGCGCCCAATGGCACCACCTCTTCCTGTTGTCTGGAGTCAACCCCGGTCAGGATCACTGTCAGCGTCATCCTCACTGTCCTCATCCTCATCACTGTCGCCGGCAATGTGGTGGTCTGCCTGGCTGTGGGCTTGAACCGCCGGCTCCGCAATCTGACCAACTGCTTCATCGTGTCCTTGGCTGTCACTGACCTACTCCTCGGCCTCCTGGTGCTGCCATTCTCAGCCTTCTACCAACTGTCCTGCAAGTGGGACTTCGGCAAGGTCTTCTGCAACATCTATACCAGCCTGGACGTGATGCTCTGCACAGCCTCCATCCTCAACCTCTTCATGATCAGCCTTGACCGGTACTGTGCTGTCACGGACCCCCTGCGCTACCCTGTGCTGGTCACCCCAGTCCGGGTTGCCATCTCCCTGGTCTTAATTTGGGTCATCTCCATCACTCTGTCCTTCCTGTCTATCCACCTGGGGTGGAATAGCAGAAACGAGACCAGTGGGGTCAGTCAGACCATCCCAAAGTGCAAAGTCCAGGTCAACTTAGTGTATGGCTTGGTGGACGGGCTGGTCACCTTCTACCTGCCTCTGTTGGTCATGTGCATCACCTACTACCGCATCTTCAAGATCGCCCGGGACCAGGCCAAGAGGATCAATCACGTCGTCTCCTGGAGGACAGCCACCATCAGGGAGCACAAAGCTACGGTGACGCTAGCTGCCGTGATGGGGGCCTTCATCATCTGCTGGCTCCCCTACTTCACTGTGTTTGTCTACCGTGGGCTGAAAGGGGATGATGGCATCAATGAGACCCTAGAAGCTGTGGTCCTGTGGCTGGGCTATGCCAACTCGGCCCTGAACCCTATCCTGTATGCTGCACTGAACAGAGACTTCCGCACAGCATACCAGCAGCTTTTCCACTGCAGGCCGACCCACTGCAAGGCTCATGGAACTTTTCTGAGGACCAACAGCTCTCAGCTGTCTAGGGATCAAAGCCAAGACCCCGAACAGCAGGAAGAGAAGCCCCTGAAGCTGCAGGTGTGGAGTGGGACAGAGATCATGGACCCCCGGGGAGCCACAGACAG GAAGCCAGCGCTGTCCGGCGCCTTGTGCCCTGGCAACCTTCTGAGCTGCTGCAAGAGCCTGTGGGGGCTGGGGTTCCTCCAGAGACCTGTGGGAGGCCCCTCGGAGGAGCAGCCAGGGGAGCCGCAGTCTGAGGAGCCACTGAGGACACCGCCCACAAAGCGGTGA